The Pseudomonadota bacterium DNA window TGACACATTCGGGCATTCTTTCGGTGATTTCGTCCTGCGTGAATTTGTTGGAGTTACCTTAAAGGTTATTCGTGAAACTGATATCATGGGCCGCTACGGCGGTGAAGAATTTGAACTTGTTCTTCCTAACACGGATCTTCAAGGGGCTGTGAACGTTGCCGAAAAAATCAGAAAAAGCGTTGAGGAACATGTCTTCAAAGAAGGAAACGCTACCTGGCGGATGACCGTATGTATAGGCATTGCAACGTGTACCCCGGGAGGAGAGATGGACCCCGAAGAGTTGCTTATCCTGGCGGACCAGGCCATGTATGAAGCAAAGGCCCAGGGGAGAAACAAAGTCGTTGTACATCATGTTCCTGATTAGACCCTGTTTCAACAGCATTTAGATTTTCGAAGTCTTTGGGCGCCTGCCCAGGTCGAGATTTGCTCAAGGACTGATTTGTTTACTGCAGGTCATTATCATTTATCATTTAATGATGAACGCCTACGGAGTTGGATGCTGAATTATCGTCTCAAGTAATTTTAATAAGTAATAAGCGGGATACGCGTCGGCATCTTACTTTATACGATGTCGACAATTTATAATTATTAAACCCGGTTTTGTCGGGTTTAGGAGGGCGCTGTGACCGGCAAGGATGATTCAAGCATTAACAGCGAAAGCATGAAGTTTGCCTCCCGCAAGATGTTCAGCGGGTTGGGGAAAACCCTCTTTCTCTGGTTTCTGGCAATATCTCTCGTGCCCCTCACCATTATGAGCCTGGTGAGTTTCCGCAATGCCCATTCCAGCCTCAGAAAAGACGCAATTCAGTCCCTGTCCGCCTCCCTGAAAGACAAGAAAAAATTTTTTGCGGCCTATTTTTCCGAGCGTTTGAAGGACATCACCCTCCAGACAGACCTCCAGGTGAATATTGAACTCTTAATTGAGCTGCGACAGGCGTTTCTGAAAAGCGGTCTGCCGGTGGAGGAATTCATCAACACCATTGAATACCGTAATATCACCGCGAACCGAAGTTATGATATCGGCAATTTTGCGGCAATCTATGGTTACTACGATGTCCTTCTCATTGATGTTGATGGCGGCGTACTTTTTAGTGTTATGGGAGAAGACGATCTCGGCACCAATATATTTACGGACAAATTTGCGGATACTGAATTTTCCCGGGCATGTTGGGAAACCTTGGAAACCGGGCAACCAGTGGCAGGTGATCTTGAATTTTATGCCCCGACAAATAATGCCCTGGTTCTTTTTCTCGGTAAGGCGATGGTCGATGCCAATGGTGAAAAGATCGGCTTGATGGCTTTTAAGATGCCGATCCACCAGATCAATGACATCATGCAGGAAAGTACCGGCCTCGGCAATAAAGGACAGGCCTATCTCGTTGGAAAAGATTTGCTCATGCGGTCTGATTCACGGTTTGAAGAGCAATCCTCCATGCTGAAACGCCGGATTGATACTGAGGTTGTCCGGAACTGGATGAATTCCGAAAAGGTTTTTTCTGAAATCGCCAACCCTGAAGAATACCGCCAGGCCATCCAGAATGGTGAAATAGATTCGGCAATCGCCACCGAAGGAAAGATGGATATTTATCAAGGACCATATGGCGATGATGTCCTTGGCGGATACACCCGCCTCGACAGTCTTGAGAATCTTGGACTCAAATGGATAATGATTGCGGAAATCAATGTCGATGAAGCCTTTCGCCCCGTCTCTCTTTTACGAAAAATTGTTTATGGTCTTGCAACCGGAACCGGTATTTTTGTTGTCCTTCTGGCACTGACCGTTACCAGAAGAATTATTGTGCCGGTGAGAGAATTATCCCGCTGGTCGCGGCGGATAGCCTCAGGTGATCTCAGCTATTCCGACATTCATTCGGGACCTAATGAAATTGGCGAACTGGCCGAGAGTTTCAAGGTGGTAGTTGATTCTTTCCGGGGCATCTCTGATGTCTGCCAGGCCATTGCCATAGGGGATTATAGTAAGTCCATCGAATTGAGGAGCGATAAGGATTCACTCAGCACCTCGGTCAATCAGATGGCGGAGAATCTCCGGGCTGTCGTGCGCCAGGCAAATGCGGTTGCAGAAGGTGATTATTCAACGGAAATACTGCCTAAATCGGATAAGGATGAACTGGCCATCGCGTTGCTCAACATGACCACCAGATTGAGTGAAATGACCGATGATAATGAAAAACAGGACTGGTTCAAAGCCGGCTACAATGAACTTAACGATGTTATGCGTGGCATAAATGACCTTGAACTCATCAGCAATAATATTATTGCCTTTCTCGCTGAATACCTCAATGCCTTTGTCGGCGCATTCTATGTACTCAACGACCAGAAGGTGCTGGTCCTCGCCGGTGGCTATGCCCACAAGCAGGAAGCTGATTTTCCGAAGGAATTCAAAATCGGCGAAGCCCTGGTGGGTCAGGTTGCTCGGGACGGCAGTCCCATGCTCATTGAGGAGGTCCCCCTCGACTATATAAAGATTGATTCAGGTCTCGGGGATTCCGTGCCGCACAGCCTTGCGGTGGTGCCTTTTTACTATAACCAGCAGGTCAGCGGCGTAATCGAACTCGGCGCTTTTCATCGTTTCTCCCATATCCAGATGGAGTTTCTCGAAAGGGTTGTTGATAATATCGGCATTGCCATCGAATCGGCAAACGCCCATCGTAAGATGACGCAATTGCTGGATCAGACCCGCAAACAGGCGGAAAAATTGAAGTTACAGCAGGATGAGCTCTGGAAATCCAATGAGGTGCTTGAGGAACAGACCAAAGCCCTTGAGGAGTCTGAAAAACATCTTCAAAGTCAGCAGGAAGAGTTACGGGTTGCCAATGAAGAACTTGAGGAAAGAACTCAGGCTCTTGAAGAGCAACGAGACGCAATCAGGACGAAAAACAAGGAACTTGAATTCGCCCAGCTTGAAATCAAACAGAAAGCCAATGAGCTGGAGATTGCCAACACCTATAAATCAGAGTTTCTCGCCAACATGTCCCATGAGCTCCGGACTCCGTTAAACAGTATCCTTATTCTGTCGCAGCTGCTGTCGTCAGATGAAAAACACACCCTTTCGGAAAAACAGTTGGAATATGCTTCAACAATCCATTCTTCCGGAGGTGATCTGTTAACATTGATTAATGAAATACTCGACCTCGCCAAAGTGGAATCAGGCAAGATGGAACTCCATCCTGATAATATGGATCTTATTGAATTCACTCAAGGAATTGAAAGATTATTTAAGCCTGTGGCCAAGGATAAAGGCCTTGATTTTACCATCAACATAGAAACGTCGGTGCCGGAAATTATTAAAACCGATGTTCAGCGCGTCCAGCAGATAGTCAGGAATCTCGCGTCAAATGCCTTCAAATTTACCCATAAGGGTGGAGTGACTCTTTCCATTGGTCGTCCTTCTGCAGATGTGGATTTGAGTAAAAGCGGACTCAGGCGTGACAACGCCATTGCCATTTCAGTGGCGGATACCGGTATCGGAGTGCCGGGACATAAGAAGGATTTGATTTTTGAACCCTTTCAGCAGGCAGACGGTACAACAAGCCGACAATACGGCGGCACCGGTCTTGGGTTGTCCATTTCAAGAGAATTTGCCCGATTTCTTGGTGGTGAATTGCACATGGAGAGCGAGGAGGGTCAGGGTACGGTATTCATCCTCTACCTGCCGGAAAAAATACAGGAAGAAACTGAGAAAGATAATAAACAGGAAAACAAATCATTTGTCAGAAAGCCATATACGCGTGAAAAAGAGGTTCAAGTAACATCAGGTCCAGGCGAGCAAAATATTGAGGATAATCGTCGAATCATGATGCCTGGTGACCAGACATTATTGATCATTGAAGATGATCTCAATTTTGCAAAAGTATTAATTGAACAAGCTAATTCAAAAGGTTTTAAATGCTTTCATGCTGAAGACGGAGAAACCGGCCTCCATTTTGCCGATTTTCATAAACCATGCGCAATTATCCTTGATATCGGGCTGCCCGGCATTGACGGTTGGGAAGTAATGGAGAGATTGAAGGAAAACCCCGATACCCGCCATATTCCGGTTCATTTTATTTCCGCTGAGGACAGTATCATAGAAGCTATGCAGATGGGTGCCATCGGTTTTTTAACCAAACCGGTGACCTTGGATAAATTGAACATGGCGTTACTGAAAATTAAAAAAACTGCACTGAAATCGGTTAAAAAACTGCTCATCGTCGAAGATGATGATGTTCAACGGAAGAGCATTATGGCGCTCATCGGCAATGGTGATGTTGAAATAACTGATGCCGCAACCGGAGAAAGGGCCTGGGAGTTGCTTAACAAGGAAAGATTTGACTGTATGATTCTTGACCTTGGCTTGAAGGATATTTCGGGTTTTGATCTGCTTGAAAAGATCAAAACAAATGAAAATCTGTCGAAAATTCCGATTATTGTCAATACCGGCCGTGATTTGAGCCGCGAAGAAGAAGCAAAACTTCAGCGCTACACGGACAGCATTATTGTTAAAGGCGTTCGGTCGGCGGAAAGACTACTTGATGAAACAAACCTCTTCCTCCACCGTATTGAAGCAAATCTGCCTCCGGAAAAGCAGAGAGTGCATCGAATTTCTTATGACAAGGAAGCCGTCCTCAATGATAAGACCATTCTCCTTGTTGATGATGATATGCGAAATATTTTTGCCATCGCAAGTGTGCTTGAAGAGAAGGGCATGAAAATCATTATCGCCCGAAACGGTATTGAAAGCCTTGAAAAGCTTGACAAAAAACCTGAGATTGAGCTGGTGCTCATGGATATCATGATGCCTGAAATGGATGGCTATGAAGCCATGCAGCGCATTCGGGAGCAGGGAAGGTTCAAGGATCTGCCGATTATCGCTCTCACCGCCAAGGCAATGAAGGGTGATAAAAATAAATGCATTGAAGCCGGTGCCAATGATTATCTGGCAAAGCCTGTGGACATAGACAAGCTTCTTTCGTTGTTGAGAGTGTGGCTGTATAAACAACACTGACCGCTGGAAATTATAATTAAGTCTCTGGGCAGGCATGAAAATCGTTGAAAGGAGCCGGTGTGCGTCACCGATACTTTGCCTTGTTTCCTGATTCCCAACGTGATTTATGACGTTTTACTATGGGAAATATTAAGAGAGAGAACATAGAAATTCAGTTATTACTGGACGCGATTTTCCAGAAGTACGGTTATGACTTCCGGAGCTATTCACGGGCTCATGTCAAACGCCGAATACTGCGTCGTCTTGCAATGACCGACCTTGAAACCGTTTCCGATATGATAAAGGAGGTTCTGTATCACCCTGATTTTTTTGATAAACTGCTTCTCGACCTTTCCATCAACGTCACCGAGATGTTTCGCGACCCCTCATTTTACATGACGGTGCGCAAAGAGATCATACCGGTTTTACGCACCTATCCCTTTTTGAAAATATGGCATGCCGGTTGCTCCACCGGGGAAGAGATATATTCTCTCGCTATTCTTCTCCAGGAAGAGGGTCTCTATGGCCGAGTACAGATATATGCCACTGATTTTAACGAAGTTGTTCTTGAAAAAGCGAAAGAGGGAATATACCCCATTGATTTTATCAAGGATTACACGGTCAATTATCAACAGGCCGGCGGCACCCGCTCCTTTTCAGATTACTACAGCGCACATTATGAT harbors:
- a CDS encoding response regulator — translated: MTGKDDSSINSESMKFASRKMFSGLGKTLFLWFLAISLVPLTIMSLVSFRNAHSSLRKDAIQSLSASLKDKKKFFAAYFSERLKDITLQTDLQVNIELLIELRQAFLKSGLPVEEFINTIEYRNITANRSYDIGNFAAIYGYYDVLLIDVDGGVLFSVMGEDDLGTNIFTDKFADTEFSRACWETLETGQPVAGDLEFYAPTNNALVLFLGKAMVDANGEKIGLMAFKMPIHQINDIMQESTGLGNKGQAYLVGKDLLMRSDSRFEEQSSMLKRRIDTEVVRNWMNSEKVFSEIANPEEYRQAIQNGEIDSAIATEGKMDIYQGPYGDDVLGGYTRLDSLENLGLKWIMIAEINVDEAFRPVSLLRKIVYGLATGTGIFVVLLALTVTRRIIVPVRELSRWSRRIASGDLSYSDIHSGPNEIGELAESFKVVVDSFRGISDVCQAIAIGDYSKSIELRSDKDSLSTSVNQMAENLRAVVRQANAVAEGDYSTEILPKSDKDELAIALLNMTTRLSEMTDDNEKQDWFKAGYNELNDVMRGINDLELISNNIIAFLAEYLNAFVGAFYVLNDQKVLVLAGGYAHKQEADFPKEFKIGEALVGQVARDGSPMLIEEVPLDYIKIDSGLGDSVPHSLAVVPFYYNQQVSGVIELGAFHRFSHIQMEFLERVVDNIGIAIESANAHRKMTQLLDQTRKQAEKLKLQQDELWKSNEVLEEQTKALEESEKHLQSQQEELRVANEELEERTQALEEQRDAIRTKNKELEFAQLEIKQKANELEIANTYKSEFLANMSHELRTPLNSILILSQLLSSDEKHTLSEKQLEYASTIHSSGGDLLTLINEILDLAKVESGKMELHPDNMDLIEFTQGIERLFKPVAKDKGLDFTINIETSVPEIIKTDVQRVQQIVRNLASNAFKFTHKGGVTLSIGRPSADVDLSKSGLRRDNAIAISVADTGIGVPGHKKDLIFEPFQQADGTTSRQYGGTGLGLSISREFARFLGGELHMESEEGQGTVFILYLPEKIQEETEKDNKQENKSFVRKPYTREKEVQVTSGPGEQNIEDNRRIMMPGDQTLLIIEDDLNFAKVLIEQANSKGFKCFHAEDGETGLHFADFHKPCAIILDIGLPGIDGWEVMERLKENPDTRHIPVHFISAEDSIIEAMQMGAIGFLTKPVTLDKLNMALLKIKKTALKSVKKLLIVEDDDVQRKSIMALIGNGDVEITDAATGERAWELLNKERFDCMILDLGLKDISGFDLLEKIKTNENLSKIPIIVNTGRDLSREEEAKLQRYTDSIIVKGVRSAERLLDETNLFLHRIEANLPPEKQRVHRISYDKEAVLNDKTILLVDDDMRNIFAIASVLEEKGMKIIIARNGIESLEKLDKKPEIELVLMDIMMPEMDGYEAMQRIREQGRFKDLPIIALTAKAMKGDKNKCIEAGANDYLAKPVDIDKLLSLLRVWLYKQH
- a CDS encoding protein-glutamate O-methyltransferase CheR; the encoded protein is MGNIKRENIEIQLLLDAIFQKYGYDFRSYSRAHVKRRILRRLAMTDLETVSDMIKEVLYHPDFFDKLLLDLSINVTEMFRDPSFYMTVRKEIIPVLRTYPFLKIWHAGCSTGEEIYSLAILLQEEGLYGRVQIYATDFNEVVLEKAKEGIYPIDFIKDYTVNYQQAGGTRSFSDYYSAHYDYVIMKKALRERVVFADHNLVTDGVFGEMNMIICRNVLIYFNQELQGNVHKLFLESLCPGGFLCLGSKESLRFSKYYDSFTAVLEKEKIYRKKYGDIIAPLKKQPVPETQGPISKI